The Iamia sp. SCSIO 61187 genomic sequence CCCACTTCCGCTACGTCCACAACGTGGCCGAGGTCCCCGAGATCACCGCCTACGTCACCGAGGGCCCGGTGGCCGAGATGAGGTCGCTCCAGAAGTTCCCGACGCCCCGCGGCGTCGTGGAGGGCACGATCGAGTCGCTGGGCTACGGGCCGGGGGTCTCGATCGTCCGCTTCTCCGGGATCATCGACACCCTCGCCGTCAGCTCCACGACGCCGATCGACGCCGGCAGCTGCATCACCCGGTTCGACTTCTACACCCGGTCCCTCGGCGATGCCGAGACCAACTCGAACGTGGCCCAGGCCTTCGTGCGCGAGGTCGACCGGCAGTTCATGGAGGACATGCCGGTGTGGGAGCACAAGGCCCACATCGCCCGCCCGGCGCTGGCCGACACCGACGGGCCGTTCATGACCTTCCGCAAGTGGTACCAGCAGTTCTACGCCGAGGTGGAGCCGGACACGGCGGTCGACCCGAACCTGTACCCGCCGCCCCACTGGCCCGACAAGATGGACGAGACGCCGGCCAAGGCCACCGCCTCGGCCAAGCACGGCGCCAAGGCCGACAAGAGGGTGGCCGAGGCCGAGGCCGGCGCCGTCGCCCAGCAGCTGACCTAGCCCTCGCCGAGGCCCACCCCGGAGCTCGGGTGGTAGGCGACGGCGGTCGACGCGAACGTGGTCGGGTCGAGGCGCTCGAGGGTCTGGTCGGTGAGGAGCATCGGTGTCCCCGACACCACCAGCACCCGCGCCACCGTCGGGGCCGGGGCGGGTGAGCAGGCGAAGATCGAGCCGTTGAACTCCTCGCCGGGGGCGAACCGGGCGACGAGCGAGGCGTCGACGCGGAAGCACCCGTAGCGGGGCCACTCGACGGTCCGGCGGTCGGGGTCGTCGCAGCGCAGGGCGACCCCGCCGGGCCC encodes the following:
- a CDS encoding Rieske 2Fe-2S domain-containing protein, with amino-acid sequence MSRYPFPIPFGWFQVGLPEDVPAKASKALYYFDRHLVAWRDEDEVLHVMDAFCPHLGAHLGHGGTVDGCRIQCPFHGWEFDGEGTNVDIPYSTRTNKRARIRTYPTLEVNGKSLVWFHPDPEVGPLWDIPPLPELESGEFWGPIRTEHTVLAHAQELGENAVDSAHFRYVHNVAEVPEITAYVTEGPVAEMRSLQKFPTPRGVVEGTIESLGYGPGVSIVRFSGIIDTLAVSSTTPIDAGSCITRFDFYTRSLGDAETNSNVAQAFVREVDRQFMEDMPVWEHKAHIARPALADTDGPFMTFRKWYQQFYAEVEPDTAVDPNLYPPPHWPDKMDETPAKATASAKHGAKADKRVAEAEAGAVAQQLT